From the genome of Chloroflexota bacterium:
CAGCTGAATGTGAGAAGCCCTTGAAAGGGGCAGCAGGTTCGTAGTGCGCACTTCAGTGCGCCTGGAGCGTGGCCGGGGCGTGAATTCCCCAGCTGAATGTGAAAAGCCCCTGAAAGGGGCTTTTCCCTTTTTAGCCAGGGATTTCAATACCTGGCGCCCATGAGCGCTGAAACGCTCACTACAAACTCACCCAGGAGGAGCCGCCCCTGCAAAGGCACAGCAGGCTGGGCTCCCACGCCCAGCCTGCATGGCCGGGGATTGCAATCCCTGGCATCTGCTCCACGTGGACAACAGCCCACGCAAAAAGCCCCTCTCCTACAGCGTAGGAGAGGGGCCAGGAGGTGAGGCAATCCGAGCGCTGAAGCGCTCACTACAAACCCGCCAGGAGGCGGCGGACTGTGGTCCGCCGGGAGCAGGTGGAGCGATGGCCATCAACGAATGGAGGAACGAATAAACGAATCACCGCAGAGCAGCAGGCTGGGCTCCCACGCTCAGCCAGCATGGCTGGGGATTGCAATCCCTGGCACCTGCTCGGCGTGGACAACAGTCCACGCAAAAAGCCCTTCTCCTACAGCGTAGGAGAGGGGGCCTGAGGTGAGGCAATCCAAGCGCTGAAGCGCTCACTACAAACCCGCCAGGAGGCGGCGGACTGTTGTCCGCCTGAAGCAGTGTGACGATGGCCGTCAACGAATGGGGAACGAATAAACGAATTCGTTTTGGCATAGCCATTCGTTGAGGGCATGGTGCAAGGGGAACGAATCAATACATCCCAGACAATTTGACTTTTTGGCGGACAATGCGTTATTATTTTGCGTAGAATACCCGGCAGGACTCGTTGCCTCTCTTTGCTAATGGGTTCTGGTCGTCCAGAACTGCACCTTTTTTGCTCCTTTGCATCTGCGTTCATCTACCCGGGTGATGCGTTGCTTGTCTGTTCCCCTTTGTTCCGCATCTCACGGAAGGAGGCGTAAAATGAAAAAGCAAACTTTGCGAGTCCTGCGTGTGTTCCTCTCTCTCGTCGTCTTCCTCTCCTGGCTCTTCCCGCCGCCGACACGGCAAACAACCATACGGGCTGAAAACGAAGTCAAGTGGACGCTGGCTTCCATTGGCCTGCCCACCACGAACCCATACCATGGTATTGCCTTTGGCGACATCAACCACGATGGCAAGCTGGACATTATCAGCGGGCTGGCTGAAGAAATGGGGCTGCGCGTCTGGTTTGGCAATGGCGCTGGGTCGTGGGAAGATAACTCAGGCAACTTGCCCACTAAAGGCAAGTACCACGGTCTGGCCTTGGGCGACCTCAACCACGATGGCAATCTTGACCTAGTCGCTGCAACCGAGGACTCAGGCGTCAAAGCCTGGTGGGGTGACGGCGCCAAGACGTGGACCTCCTGCAGCACTGGCTTACCGACCAGCGGCCGCTATTACGATGTCGCTCTGGCCGATTTTGACCGCGATGGCGACCTGGATATTGTGGCTACCCATGGCAATAACGGCGGCGTCCTGGTCTATTATTCGTCGGGGGGTGGGCGGGAGTGGGGGCTGGGGCCTGTGCCGACTCGCCAGCTTACTTACTGGGGTGTGGATGCCGGCGACTTGAACAATGACGGCTGGCCCGATATTGTGGCCGGATGGTATGACCCCAATGGCGGCGTGCATGTCTGGCGCAACACGAGTGGTACCGGTTGGACCTCGGCGCTGACTGGACTCTCGTCCATCGGTTACACGCGGGGCGTTGCCTTTGGCGACATCAACCACGATGGGAAGCTGGACATCGGGGCTGCCTCTCAGAGCAGTATCAAAGTCTGGACGGGAGATGGCTTGGGCAACTGGACGCCGGCGATGGTGGGCTTCTCTAGGCTTGACTCCGCGGGCATACAGTTCGGCGACCTGAACAACGATGGCAATTTAGACCTGGTGGCCAGTTCTTGGGAGAACGCGGGCATTCAAGCCTGGCGCGGCAATGGTGCTGGCTCCTGGTCGGCTTTCCCCTTCCCCACAGGGAGCGGCAAATACTTCGATCTGGCATTAGGCGATATGAACAACGACGGGAAACTCGATTTAGCAGGCAGCAACGCCGGTGGTGGAGGAGTGCAATGTTGGGCGGACACGGGCGAGGCTGAAGAGTTGTGTTCCTGGATCAAAGCTCCCTGGCCCACAAGCAGTGGAGATTGGTATGGCGTGGCGGTGGGCGATGTGAACAACGACGGCAATCTGGACATCGCTGCCGCCAGCCGCACCCAAGGTGTTTGGATTTGGCGCGGCGACGGCGGCAACCACTGGTACGACATGGCCTACTACAATCCACCCAAGACAGGCGGTTACTTGGATGTGGCCATCGGCGATTTCAGCCGGGATGGCTATCCCGATTTGGTTACTGGCGCCATCACCGTTGGACTGCGCGCTTGGATCTACTCGTTGTGGGATCCTTCCTTTAGCGGCTTGCCCAGCAGCGGTGAATACCGCGATGTGGCGATGGGCGATATTGACAACGATGGCTTGCTAGACCTAGTGGCAGCCAGCGACAGGTCTGGCGTCCGTGCCTACAAGAGCCTGAGCTTTAGCGGCTGGAGTCCATTTCCAGCGCCGGTAAGCAGTGGCTCGTTCCACAGCGTGGCAGTGGGCGATGTGAACCACGATGGGAAACTGGATGTCTTGGCCGGTTCCGCAAGCAATGGCGTCTATGTCTGGCGGGGCAACGGTGGCACGGGCTGGACGCCTTGGCCGCAGCCAATGGCGAGTGGCAACGTCTATGGCTTGGCTGTGGGCGATATCAACCACGACGGCTGGCTGGACATCCTGGCGGGCACGAACACTCATGGCTTGTTGCTCTGGGCAGGCAATGGCGGTAGCTCTTGGACCGCCTTGCCTTCGCCTGACACCAAGGCCGCTTCCCAATACTGGCATGTGGACTTGGGTGATTTCAACAACGATGGCCATCTGGACATCCTGGCTGCACACAGGACCGAGGGTGTGAAGGTGTGGGCGGGCGATGGCGGTCGCTCCTGGTCGCCCTGTATGACCAGCTTGCCTACCTCGGGTTCCTATAGCGGCGCCGTATGGGGGCATGTGGACCACGACGGAGCGTTGGACATTATCGTCGGGCATTCCGACGGCAGTGGCGTGCAGGTCTATACCGCAGCCGAATCCGCGCCGCCCAGCGGCTGGCGCGATTTCCAACCCACGAACTGGCAGACCACGCAGCAGCCAACGTGCAGCGTCAAGGTCTCGGATGCCGGTTCGGGCTTGAAGGTGGACACGGCGCGCTATGCCTATTCTAAGGATGGTGGGGCTAACTGGAGCGCCTGGCAAGTAGCCTCTTGCACCGGATCGGACGGTACGACTGCCGAGCAGACCATCACTGCCGCCAGTGTGCCCTTCAATCAGGATTCGCTGACCACACAACGCAACAAGATCAAGTTCAGCATCCAGGATATGGCGGGCAACACCGGCTACAGCACTGTCTATGGGGTTTCCATTGACACCACGCCACCGAACAACCCCACGTCCTTGACCAGCCCCAGCCATGTCGTTAGCCAGTGGAACAACGATAATACCGTGCAGGTGCAATGGTCAGGGGCTAGCGATGCTTCCAGTGGCGTCAGCGGCTATTCCTTTGTCTGGGATACTTCCAGTACTACTCTACCGGATACAACGGTGGATACCTACATTACCAGCACCACTTCTTCAGCCCTGGCTGATGGGAGCACTCACTACTTCCACCTGCGCACACGTGACCTGGCAGGCAACTGGGCGACGGGCGCCGTGCATTTGGGGCCGTTCTATATTGACACGACGCCTCCGCAGAACCCCACAAGCGTTTCTAGCACGACGCACAGTCCCAGCACCTGGTCTAATCAGAACCAGGTCGCTTGCCAGTGGTCGGGTGCTTCCGATGCCCTCAGTGGCTTGGGCGGCTACTCCTACGTGTGGGATCATTCGTCAAGCACAGTGCCCGATGCCGTTACAGAGACGCTGGGGACAAGCACCACCAGCAGCCCGCTGGCGGATGACAACGACTGGTATTTCCACGTGCGGGCGGTGGACCGCGCCAGAAACGGGGGCACAGGCGCAAAGCACTATGGGCCATTCTACATTGACACGACAGCGCCGAGTTCTGCGGTGAACGCGCTAGCAGCGAACCAGGGCCATGCCTCGTTCACGGTGAGCTGGACAGGTAATGCCGGGAGCGGCGCGCCGATCGCCAGCTATGACGTGCAGTACAAGGATGGCAGCGGGGCATGGACGGATTGGCGCATGGCAACGACTTCTACATCGGCTACGTTCAATGGCACGCGCGGACATACCTATTATTTCCGCTGCCGTGCACGCGATGCGGCGGGCAACTTGGAGAGCTATCCCGCGGCTGCCGACACGTCCACGACCGTGGGCAAGGATGTAACGGTGCGTGTGCAGGATGAGAGCGCGGCGAACAAGAACGGAGCGAAGGTCTATCACAATGGCAACTATGTGGGTGCGACTGGTGCAGGTGGCACGATTATGGTGCCCGATGTGCTGATTGATGATCAATTGGCAGCCCTGTACAAGGTGTACGAAAAGCCCAGTTCCAAGGACTACCACGACCTGGATGGCACGAGTGACTGGGCCTGGCGCATTTACCAGACCAACGTGAGCATTGCTGCCGATGGCACGCCGCAACTGTTTGAAGTGAGCAACATCAACGTCGAGCAGGTGCTGACCGTGCGCAAGAATCAGCCACTGGTGGGTATGCACATGGTGGTTTCGGTAGAGTGGGATGCCAGCAGCACGTACCTTACAGATTTGCGCCAGGGATTGGAGAATGCCTCAGCGTATCTCTACGATGTGGGCGATGGGCAGTTCTTCTGGGAGGTGATCGAGGTTCGCGACAACCGTTCGCGCTGGGCAGATGCCGATATGCGTATCCACGCCTCCAATCAAGTCTGGCCATGTGCGGATGTGTGGGGCATCACCGGTGGCACAGACGCGCATATTTACATGGGCCGCCATTTCAATGGCAATACTTCTAACACTGGCGATTGGGTGTTCAGCAATGGCTTCCGCACCTTCATCCATGAATTCGGACACTATGGATTGGGGCTGTGGGACGAATACCTAGATCGCAATGGCAATAAAACCAGCGATGCTTACTGTGCGACGAATTTTAACACGACACCGCAAGATCGCCGCTCCAGCATCATGTACTACCAGTACACGTCTACTGAGCTCTGCTCCGACTTTGACCCCAACCATAGACACCGCACACAGACCTATCACGATTACAAGACGGGCGAATCCACCTGGGAGACGGTCTTGCGCCGCTTTGCCGACAGCAGTTCACCCACGCGCTGGACATTGCGCTCGCCAGTGGAGCGCGGTGCTATCATCCCTGGGCCCAACGCTATCGCGGTGGAAGATTGGCAGCAAGTGTATGTGACGAATTTCGATACGGATGTTTGTGCTCCTTTTACGGTTATTGTCAGCTACCCTAGCAGTGGAGCGCCGGTAGAAGGGGCGGATGTATGGATTGACCGTCTTGGTCCAGACTTGGAACAGGGCAAGACCAATGCCTCTGGTCAGATTGTGGTCTATGGTGCACACGATGGGGAAACGGTGCGCGCCAGCAAGGACGGTGCATCCGGTTCCATGACCGTGGACTGTGTTCCAGCGCAAGCAATGATGATGCAGGGAATGACCCTGATGCCAGATCCGTTCACGCTGGAGACGCGCATTGTGCCGCTCAGTGTGCAGAGCATGCGCGTAGAGGTCAAGCCCTCGGTGGCGCTGGCGGGCAATCCCACCGTTAGTGTATGGCAGGCGGGAGCAGAAGATGCCATTATTGTCCCCATGAGCTACAATGCAGGTACGGGCTGGTACAGTGGCAATGCTATATTGAATCCGGCGCTGGGCACGCAAGGCTATGTGCAGATCGTGGCGACCAATCTATCCGCGCAGAGCGTGTACCAAACGGTGCCGTTCAAGTTGGAACCTGTGCCTGTGGGTGACATTACCATCCTGTCCTCAGCGGATGACAATTTCCGGCTGGTGCTGCCAGTCGGTTGCCTGAACGGCGAGCCCGTGGTGAGCATCCAGCAGACGACGACGGGCAGAGATAGGCAGGGCAATCTGCGGCAGGTGGGTGGCGCCTATGAGGTACAGGTCTCGACCGGGCAGTATGTGCCGAACGTCCCAGCCACCATCCACATGCGTTACCATGAGGAGCACCTGGCAGGTGTGCGGGAGGAGACGCTGCGCATCTACCGCTGGAACGAGGCGACGCAATTGTGGGTGCCCATTGGCGGCGCGGTAGACCCGGATTTCAACATGGTCAGCGTCACGGGGGTGAATCAGTTTTCGGTGTTCGCCATTCTGGGCGAGGAGACTGGTATCCCGCCAGCGCGGAAGTTGTATCTGCCGGCAGTGCTGAAACAATAGGCGAGTGTGGCCGGGGAATAAATTCCCTGGCTGAATGCGAAAAGCCCCTGAAAGGGGCTTTTCATTTTTAGCCAGGGATTGCAATCCCTGGCACCCATGAGCGCTGAAGCGCTCACTACGAACCCGCACCAGGGATGACGGCGGACTGTTGTCAGCAGGTTCGTAGTGCGCACTTCAGTGCGCCTGGAGCATGGCCGGGGCGTGAATTCCCCAGCTGAATGTGAAAAGCCCTTTTTAGGGGCTTTTCCTTTTTAGGCAAGGATTTCAATCCCTGGCGTCCATGAGCGCTGAAGCGCTCACTACGAACCCACGCCAGAGATGACAGCGGACTGTTGTGCGCCAGGAGCATGGCCGGGGCGTGAATTCCCCAGCTGAAGATGAGAAGCCCCTTCAGTACAGGTTCGTAGTGCGCACCTCAGTGCACCTGGAGCATGGCCGGGGCGTGAATTCCCCGGCAGAATGTGAAAAGCCCTTTTTAGGGGCTTTTCCTTTTTAGCCAGGGATTTCAATCCCTGGCATCCATGAGCGCTGAAGCGCTCACTACGAACCCACGCCAGAGATGACAGCGGACTGTGGTCCGCCTGGAGCAAGGACCTCACCCCCGGCCCCCTCTCCTGCTGCAGGAGAGGGGGTAGCGTGTAGTGTAGGGCGGCTTTTCTAGCCGCCTCTTCTGGTGCGGGGCCATCAACAAACATGTCTGCGAATGAACGAATGTCCTGCACTTCATAATTGATTGACGGCCGAGACTCAGCAGTCTGCTCTACATTGAACTATCCCCAATTACCCCTCATGTATTGACGCGCGCGTGCAATTGTGTTACAATGTTTGGGCTGCAAACACTGAGCACGAGGAGAGGTGAAGCGAAGACGAGACACCCCCTTCTCAACACAGATAAAATGAAGATGACATGGAGGCAACAACGAAATATGGATTGGCAAAGCAAAGTAGCTGAGCTCCTCAGCGAGCACCCTTATGTGCAGGACAATCCCTCGCGCCGTGAGATGATCGCTCAGGTCGTAGCGCGCAAAGAAGCGCTGGTTGCCGCAAACGGATGCCTGGCTACGTGGACTCCCCCTGAATCCACCGGGCGCAGTCCCCAGGATACGTATACCGTCCGGCATCAGGAAAGCGAAGCGACCATTGATTGGGATTCGCCGAACAACATCCCGATGGAACCCGAGACGTTCGATATGCTGGTGGTGGACGCGCTGAACACGCTGGCACGCAAGCCTACGCTCTATGTCACGGATCGCGTGCTGGTGGCGGAGACAAAGTATGCCATGCCGGTGAAGGTGGTGACGGATAGGGCATTGACCGCATTGTTCAGCGATAACATGTTCCGTCCCGTGCCCCCTGATTTGGAGAAGAGCGTTCTGGCAAAGCGCGGGTTCACGCTGCTGGCGTGTCCTTATGATAAATTAGATCGGGAAAGGTACGCGGGGCGCCTGCGCAAATTGCGCGATGGACGCACTTCGAACATGGCTGTGGCCATGGACTTTGACCGACGCATAGGTGTGGTGTATGGCTCAGCCTATTGCGGCAGCGTGAAGAAGATGATGTTCAGTGTGATGAACTATGTGCTGCCTGGCGTGGGCGTCCTGCCCTTGCACTGTTCTGCCAACGAAGGCCCTGAAGGCGATATCGCCCTCTTGCTCGGGCTCTCGGGTACTGGCAAGACCACCCTCTCGGCTGATCCGCGGCGTGCGCTGCTGGGCGATGATGAGCACGCCTGGAGCGAGAACGGGGTTTCCAACTTCGAGTACGGGTGCTACGCCAAACTGATCAACTTGCGCAAGGATAAAGAGCCGGAGATATGGAATGCCGTCTTCCACGAGGCGCATTACCTAGATCACGGCGCCATTGTCGAGAACGCGATGATGTATCCCGACGGTCATTTCGATTTGGACGACGCCCGCCTCACGCCCAATTCGCGCGCTTCCTATCCACTCAGTTTTCTGAGCAACATCAAGGACCCGCCGGTGGGCGGGCATCCGCGCACCATTCTCTTCCTCACCGCTGACGCCAACGGGGTGCTGCCGCCAGTGTCCCGGCTCACTCCCGAGCAGGCTATGCTGTGGTTTTTGATGGGCTACACGAGCAAACTGGCTGGCACGGAGACGGGCATTATTGACCCCGAGAGCACCTTTTCCCGCTTCTTTGGTTCGCCCTTCATGCCACGCAACCCCGATGTTTACGCTTCCATGCTGGGCGAGAAGATGCGCCAGCATGGGACGGACGTGTACTTGATCAACACGGGCTGGACGGGCGGCATCTTTGGCGTCGGGCACCGCATTGACATTAGCGTGACGCGGGCGATCGTGCACGCCGCTTTGAGCGGGAAACTCAAAGATGTGGAATACGACGAGGATCCGCTCTTCCATATCTGGGTGCCGCGCACCTGTCCCGATGTGGACCAGACGATGCTCAACCCGCGCAACACGTGGGCGGACAAAGAGGCGTTTGAGCGCCAGGCACGCAAATTAGCGAACGATTTCCGCACCTATTTCGACAAGGTCTATGCCAAGAAGGGCATTGACCCAGCCATAGCGGCGCAATGTCCAGGGAAGTGAGGATTGAGGGGCACAGACCTCATTGCGAGCCGCCACAGGCGGCGAAGCAATCCCACTTGCTCCCGGCGGACCACAGTCCGCCGTCTTTGGGCGGGTTTGTAGTGAGCGCTTCAGCGCTCATGGATGCCAGGGATTGAAATCCCTGGCTAAAAGCAACAAGCCCCTTCAGGGGCTTCGCACATTCAGCCGGGGAATTCATTCCCCGGCCATTTTGGCTGAACGTGGGAGCACAGCCTGCTGCTAATTCTCCTCTTGGGTAAGGATGCTTGCCACACAGTGGGCAACTAGACAGTGTTTACAATTATAGAGCAGGCCATGCCGTTTATCAGATAGAAGAGCAACGAGATTTGACAGAATGGCTGTTCTATGCTATATTTTTATCAAAGCGAAACAGCAAAGACTGTGAACAAGGCTAGTAGGCGTGCGTGGGCGGTGTAGAGAGCCGGGGTCAGGTGCAAGCCCGGTACCGCTGCGGACGCTGAATGGGCTTGGGAGTTGCAGGGCGAAAGGTGTTGCTGCTCCCTCTCCCTAAGAGGGAGAGGGCAGGGGTGAGGGCCCAGTAGCCTGTGCCGGAGCCGCCACCGTTATCACGGCTGAGGGTATCGGATGGCACGGCCAGCGATGGCCACAGTGCTATCCTGTACCTGCAATGAGTGAGGCTGGCCTTCACGACAGTCATTCCGCCGTCACGGGCGGATTTTTTGTTTCTGGCATAAAGAGGTCGGCCTAATGAGGGTGGCACCGCGGGTGAGAACCTCCCGTCCCGGAGTTTTCGAGGGATGGGAGGTTTTTGCTTAGATGTGCGCGATGTGTTGCGCGATGGCACACGGCGGGCGCGGACTATCGCCAGAGCGACAATGGAGGAGGTGAAGGAGTGTATGGGGCTGGGACTCACCCCCGGCCCGTTCGTTGTGCTCAGGGCAGGCTCTCTCCTGCATGGCAGGAGAGATGACATACAGAAAGGAGGATGAAGATGGATAGGAACAAGTTCATATTAGACGAAGGCAAGTTGCCCAAGGCATGGTACAACATCATCGCGGATTTGCCTGTGCCGCTGCCGCCGGTATTGCACCCCGCCACGCTGCAGCCGGTGGGGCCGGATGACCTGGCGCCATTGTTCCCGATGGCGTTGATCGGGCAGGAGGTGAGCACGGAGCGCTACATCCCGATCCCGGAGGAAGTGCGCGCAGTGTACCGTTTGTGGCGCCCCACGCCGCTGGTGCGTGCACGACGCCTGGAGCAAGCTCTGGATACGCCAGCGCACATCTACTACAAGAACGAAGGAGTGAGTCCACCCGGCAGCCACAAGCCCAACACGGCGGTGGCCCAGGCTTATTACAACAAGATGGAGGGCGTGCGACGTATTACCACAGAGACGGGCGCGGGGCAATGGGGCAGTGCACTGGCGATGGCCTGTCATTTCTTCGGCATCGAGTGCAAGGTCTATATGGTGAAGATCAGTTATCAGCAAAAGCCGTACCGTCGCTCGTTGATGCAGTTGTGGGGTGCCAG
Proteins encoded in this window:
- a CDS encoding phosphoenolpyruvate carboxykinase (ATP), with amino-acid sequence MDWQSKVAELLSEHPYVQDNPSRREMIAQVVARKEALVAANGCLATWTPPESTGRSPQDTYTVRHQESEATIDWDSPNNIPMEPETFDMLVVDALNTLARKPTLYVTDRVLVAETKYAMPVKVVTDRALTALFSDNMFRPVPPDLEKSVLAKRGFTLLACPYDKLDRERYAGRLRKLRDGRTSNMAVAMDFDRRIGVVYGSAYCGSVKKMMFSVMNYVLPGVGVLPLHCSANEGPEGDIALLLGLSGTGKTTLSADPRRALLGDDEHAWSENGVSNFEYGCYAKLINLRKDKEPEIWNAVFHEAHYLDHGAIVENAMMYPDGHFDLDDARLTPNSRASYPLSFLSNIKDPPVGGHPRTILFLTADANGVLPPVSRLTPEQAMLWFLMGYTSKLAGTETGIIDPESTFSRFFGSPFMPRNPDVYASMLGEKMRQHGTDVYLINTGWTGGIFGVGHRIDISVTRAIVHAALSGKLKDVEYDEDPLFHIWVPRTCPDVDQTMLNPRNTWADKEAFERQARKLANDFRTYFDKVYAKKGIDPAIAAQCPGK
- a CDS encoding VCBS repeat-containing protein, producing MKKQTLRVLRVFLSLVVFLSWLFPPPTRQTTIRAENEVKWTLASIGLPTTNPYHGIAFGDINHDGKLDIISGLAEEMGLRVWFGNGAGSWEDNSGNLPTKGKYHGLALGDLNHDGNLDLVAATEDSGVKAWWGDGAKTWTSCSTGLPTSGRYYDVALADFDRDGDLDIVATHGNNGGVLVYYSSGGGREWGLGPVPTRQLTYWGVDAGDLNNDGWPDIVAGWYDPNGGVHVWRNTSGTGWTSALTGLSSIGYTRGVAFGDINHDGKLDIGAASQSSIKVWTGDGLGNWTPAMVGFSRLDSAGIQFGDLNNDGNLDLVASSWENAGIQAWRGNGAGSWSAFPFPTGSGKYFDLALGDMNNDGKLDLAGSNAGGGGVQCWADTGEAEELCSWIKAPWPTSSGDWYGVAVGDVNNDGNLDIAAASRTQGVWIWRGDGGNHWYDMAYYNPPKTGGYLDVAIGDFSRDGYPDLVTGAITVGLRAWIYSLWDPSFSGLPSSGEYRDVAMGDIDNDGLLDLVAASDRSGVRAYKSLSFSGWSPFPAPVSSGSFHSVAVGDVNHDGKLDVLAGSASNGVYVWRGNGGTGWTPWPQPMASGNVYGLAVGDINHDGWLDILAGTNTHGLLLWAGNGGSSWTALPSPDTKAASQYWHVDLGDFNNDGHLDILAAHRTEGVKVWAGDGGRSWSPCMTSLPTSGSYSGAVWGHVDHDGALDIIVGHSDGSGVQVYTAAESAPPSGWRDFQPTNWQTTQQPTCSVKVSDAGSGLKVDTARYAYSKDGGANWSAWQVASCTGSDGTTAEQTITAASVPFNQDSLTTQRNKIKFSIQDMAGNTGYSTVYGVSIDTTPPNNPTSLTSPSHVVSQWNNDNTVQVQWSGASDASSGVSGYSFVWDTSSTTLPDTTVDTYITSTTSSALADGSTHYFHLRTRDLAGNWATGAVHLGPFYIDTTPPQNPTSVSSTTHSPSTWSNQNQVACQWSGASDALSGLGGYSYVWDHSSSTVPDAVTETLGTSTTSSPLADDNDWYFHVRAVDRARNGGTGAKHYGPFYIDTTAPSSAVNALAANQGHASFTVSWTGNAGSGAPIASYDVQYKDGSGAWTDWRMATTSTSATFNGTRGHTYYFRCRARDAAGNLESYPAAADTSTTVGKDVTVRVQDESAANKNGAKVYHNGNYVGATGAGGTIMVPDVLIDDQLAALYKVYEKPSSKDYHDLDGTSDWAWRIYQTNVSIAADGTPQLFEVSNINVEQVLTVRKNQPLVGMHMVVSVEWDASSTYLTDLRQGLENASAYLYDVGDGQFFWEVIEVRDNRSRWADADMRIHASNQVWPCADVWGITGGTDAHIYMGRHFNGNTSNTGDWVFSNGFRTFIHEFGHYGLGLWDEYLDRNGNKTSDAYCATNFNTTPQDRRSSIMYYQYTSTELCSDFDPNHRHRTQTYHDYKTGESTWETVLRRFADSSSPTRWTLRSPVERGAIIPGPNAIAVEDWQQVYVTNFDTDVCAPFTVIVSYPSSGAPVEGADVWIDRLGPDLEQGKTNASGQIVVYGAHDGETVRASKDGASGSMTVDCVPAQAMMMQGMTLMPDPFTLETRIVPLSVQSMRVEVKPSVALAGNPTVSVWQAGAEDAIIVPMSYNAGTGWYSGNAILNPALGTQGYVQIVATNLSAQSVYQTVPFKLEPVPVGDITILSSADDNFRLVLPVGCLNGEPVVSIQQTTTGRDRQGNLRQVGGAYEVQVSTGQYVPNVPATIHMRYHEEHLAGVREETLRIYRWNEATQLWVPIGGAVDPDFNMVSVTGVNQFSVFAILGEETGIPPARKLYLPAVLKQ